The proteins below come from a single Beutenbergia cavernae DSM 12333 genomic window:
- a CDS encoding recombinase family protein — protein sequence MADALAGGDGTMIRGTIAGMRAALYVRISADPEGRELGVARQEEDCRALAQRLGLEVVAVFADNDVSASTRSTKKRPRYDAMLESARAGEFGAILAYSNSRLTRRPREVEDLIELAERDGVRLHTVVSGDDDLSTADGRMVARIKGNVDTAESERTSERAQRAKLQAAQAGRYRGGPRPFGYRRGGLEPEPLEAAALRGAAESIAAGGSLRSAASRIAADGFTSSGRRKPGSGPDGPIQRRPIDALWLRRVLLRPRNAGLLEHRGGVVGPAEWPAIVPEPLWRAVCAILTDPSRRTNSGASGRRNLLSGVATCDVCGSRIIATGTSSRAGNPRRVYACSGERKCVTRARDVVDAYVREVAKAYLREHLPDLMRADGSADAAALADAQANADGIRREMDALAAQTAAGTLTVAQLVTINVGLRERLDATEAAIARARERVRFADLADAPDPGEAFENLPLDRQSAALAALFTITIKPQGRGRPKGWRPGMPYFDPDSVDVTARRSP from the coding sequence ATGGCGGATGCTCTGGCGGGCGGTGACGGGACGATGATCCGTGGCACGATCGCGGGCATGCGCGCGGCGTTGTACGTCCGGATCAGCGCGGACCCCGAGGGCCGCGAGCTGGGCGTGGCTCGCCAGGAGGAAGACTGCCGTGCGCTTGCGCAGCGTCTCGGGCTCGAGGTGGTCGCGGTGTTTGCCGACAACGACGTCTCGGCGTCCACTCGGTCGACGAAGAAGCGCCCTCGGTACGACGCGATGCTCGAGAGCGCCCGCGCTGGCGAGTTCGGTGCGATCCTCGCCTACAGCAACTCTCGACTCACGAGGCGCCCGCGCGAGGTCGAGGATTTGATCGAACTCGCCGAGCGCGACGGCGTGCGCCTTCACACAGTGGTTTCCGGCGACGACGACCTCTCGACCGCTGACGGCCGCATGGTCGCGCGCATCAAGGGGAACGTTGACACTGCCGAGTCTGAGCGGACCTCGGAGCGCGCCCAACGGGCGAAGCTCCAAGCGGCCCAGGCGGGGCGGTACCGCGGTGGTCCGCGGCCGTTCGGCTACCGCCGTGGTGGGCTCGAGCCGGAGCCGCTCGAGGCGGCGGCGCTTCGCGGGGCGGCCGAGTCGATCGCGGCTGGCGGGTCGCTGAGGTCCGCGGCCTCGAGGATTGCTGCTGACGGTTTCACGTCCTCCGGCAGGCGCAAGCCGGGCTCCGGTCCGGACGGGCCTATCCAACGGCGCCCGATCGACGCTCTCTGGCTGAGGCGCGTGTTGCTCCGACCCCGGAATGCTGGGCTGCTCGAGCATCGGGGCGGGGTCGTCGGCCCTGCGGAGTGGCCCGCCATCGTGCCGGAGCCGCTCTGGCGTGCCGTGTGCGCGATCCTCACCGACCCCAGCCGGCGGACGAACTCGGGGGCGTCGGGCCGGCGCAATCTCCTGTCGGGCGTTGCGACGTGCGACGTCTGCGGCTCTCGCATCATCGCGACCGGGACCTCGTCACGGGCAGGTAACCCGCGGCGCGTGTACGCGTGCTCTGGCGAGCGAAAGTGCGTGACGCGCGCCCGAGACGTCGTGGACGCGTACGTCCGCGAAGTGGCGAAGGCCTATCTCCGAGAGCACCTGCCGGACCTCATGCGTGCGGACGGATCTGCCGACGCGGCCGCTCTCGCAGACGCGCAGGCCAACGCCGATGGTATCCGTCGCGAGATGGACGCTCTCGCCGCTCAGACAGCCGCAGGGACGCTCACCGTCGCCCAGCTCGTGACGATCAATGTCGGGCTCCGCGAGCGCCTCGACGCGACCGAGGCGGCTATCGCCCGCGCCCGCGAGCGCGTCCGGTTCGCGGATCTGGCGGACGCTCCGGACCCCGGCGAGGCGTTCGAGAATCTGCCGCTGGACCGGCAGAGCGCCGCTCTCGCAGCGCTATTCACCATCACGATCAAGCCGCAAGGCAGGGGCCGCCCCAAGGGGTGGAGGCCGGGAATGCCGTACTTCGATCCCGACTCGGTGGACGTCACGGCACGGCGTTCTCCGTGA
- a CDS encoding bifunctional DNA primase/polymerase, whose protein sequence is MSDRPLNEVRSSILPDDTDNAKALATVPADVERAWSRYLDRGWHPVALYGVADGACTCRDGGACADGGKHPVLSLGGSSYADVDPLTYVEAIERAVGRTTVLNVGLATGRASGFWVLDIDPAKGGAASIKALEAEHGALAPTRRVRTGSGGWHLYYAMPLDGSDVRNSQGLVAPGIDVRGTGGYVVAPPSVSTKGAYSDA, encoded by the coding sequence GTGTCGGACCGGCCGCTCAACGAGGTGCGCTCCTCAATTCTCCCCGACGACACCGACAACGCCAAGGCGCTCGCGACGGTCCCTGCCGACGTCGAGCGGGCGTGGTCGCGCTACCTCGACCGAGGATGGCATCCGGTCGCGCTCTACGGCGTCGCCGACGGCGCCTGCACCTGCCGTGATGGCGGAGCCTGTGCCGACGGCGGCAAGCATCCGGTGCTCAGCCTGGGAGGCTCGTCCTACGCCGACGTGGATCCCCTCACGTACGTGGAGGCGATCGAGCGCGCCGTCGGCCGCACCACCGTTCTCAATGTCGGTCTCGCGACCGGTCGGGCGTCCGGCTTCTGGGTGCTCGACATCGACCCGGCGAAGGGCGGCGCAGCCTCGATCAAGGCGCTCGAGGCCGAGCACGGAGCACTCGCGCCGACGCGCCGAGTCCGCACTGGCTCCGGCGGCTGGCACCTGTACTACGCGATGCCGCTCGACGGGAGCGACGTCCGCAACTCTCAGGGCCTCGTCGCCCCTGGCATCGACGTGCGCGGCACTGGCGGGTACGTCGTCGCGCCGCCCTCCGTGAGCACCAAGGGGGCGTACTCCGATGCCTGA
- a CDS encoding ATP-binding protein → MLPESIPDGQRHDVLKSYAASLRARNVTLDEAWILFTRAVERCEHPETFRKAPETILADIYSRYPAGHDDPAAWMRELEGSASLPAIGSPLLDPFEAEVEHELRRLRIRKTATERLRIETAERASEPLDVTTLAHQLERPAPARWRIGGLVAADGSTLLSAQRKTGKTTLALNAVRSILEGCPFLGRFDVAPVSGAVAFLNFEVSRDTFNLWASEVGVDASRLLPVHLRGRLNPLVHPEEREQLARSLRERETEVVVVDTFTRAFRGASENDAAEVGRFLTDLDVFVRGEVGATDLILTAHTGWNGERSRGSSALEDWPDSIITLRRDADGDDSTRYFSAFGRDVEVEEDALSFDPRTRALSLTGAGSRRQAKAVREESEHMVTIQRILLSHAEGLSGADLYREAGKPTSGPFTRARERLAGLGVVVADKRSGRGGGMTYKLADPVLVAAKLEGDA, encoded by the coding sequence GTGCTGCCCGAGTCCATTCCCGACGGTCAGCGCCACGACGTGCTCAAGAGCTACGCCGCGTCGCTTCGGGCGCGCAACGTGACGCTGGACGAGGCGTGGATCCTGTTCACGCGCGCGGTCGAGCGGTGCGAGCACCCCGAGACGTTCCGGAAGGCGCCGGAGACGATCCTCGCTGACATCTACAGCCGGTATCCCGCCGGTCATGACGACCCGGCGGCGTGGATGCGCGAGCTCGAGGGCTCGGCAAGCCTGCCGGCCATCGGCTCACCACTCCTCGACCCGTTCGAGGCAGAGGTCGAGCACGAACTTCGTCGCCTCCGGATCCGCAAGACCGCGACGGAGCGTTTGCGCATCGAGACAGCGGAGCGTGCCAGCGAGCCGCTGGACGTCACCACTCTCGCGCATCAGCTCGAACGGCCCGCTCCGGCGCGCTGGCGCATAGGCGGACTCGTGGCCGCGGACGGCTCGACCCTGCTGTCGGCGCAGCGGAAGACCGGCAAGACGACCCTTGCTCTCAACGCCGTCCGCTCGATCCTGGAAGGTTGTCCGTTCCTGGGCCGATTCGATGTCGCGCCCGTGTCGGGAGCGGTGGCGTTCCTCAATTTCGAGGTCTCGCGCGACACGTTCAACCTCTGGGCTTCTGAGGTCGGCGTCGACGCGAGCCGCCTTCTGCCGGTACACCTGCGCGGACGCCTGAACCCGCTCGTACATCCGGAGGAGCGAGAGCAGCTCGCCCGCTCGCTGCGGGAGCGCGAGACCGAGGTCGTGGTCGTCGACACCTTCACTCGCGCCTTCCGTGGCGCAAGTGAGAACGACGCCGCGGAGGTCGGCCGGTTCCTGACCGACCTCGACGTGTTCGTCCGCGGGGAGGTCGGTGCCACGGACCTCATCCTGACGGCCCACACGGGATGGAACGGCGAGCGCTCTCGAGGCTCGTCGGCTCTCGAGGACTGGCCGGACTCGATCATCACGCTTCGTCGAGACGCGGACGGCGACGACAGTACGCGGTACTTCTCAGCGTTCGGGCGCGACGTCGAGGTCGAGGAAGACGCGCTGTCATTCGACCCGAGGACTCGAGCCCTCTCGCTCACGGGGGCTGGGAGCCGCCGGCAGGCGAAGGCCGTGCGCGAGGAATCGGAGCACATGGTGACCATCCAGCGCATCCTTCTGAGCCACGCCGAGGGACTCTCCGGTGCGGACCTCTACCGAGAGGCCGGCAAGCCGACATCGGGGCCGTTCACGCGCGCTCGAGAACGCCTCGCTGGGCTGGGTGTGGTCGTCGCCGACAAGCGCTCCGGCCGCGGAGGCGGCATGACGTACAAGCTCGCCGACCCCGTCCTCGTCGCGGCGAAGTTGGAGGGGGACGCATGA
- a CDS encoding zinc finger domain-containing protein has product MNTFARFIAYTDDPALHGVARVVREGIVRGRIDLDAGPRELRGTLLELGAPQRVLATVVAAAVEWRRAAFEELGPLSITCPTCGAPPTRECSQRWLAPKLHGPHVPRVKRWPIARDAQVRRDLAALPRSVRRSS; this is encoded by the coding sequence ATGAACACCTTCGCCCGCTTCATCGCCTACACCGACGACCCCGCGCTTCATGGCGTGGCCCGCGTAGTGCGCGAGGGGATCGTCCGAGGCCGCATCGACCTGGACGCCGGGCCGCGCGAGCTTCGCGGGACGCTGTTGGAGCTCGGAGCGCCTCAGCGCGTCCTCGCGACAGTGGTCGCTGCTGCCGTCGAGTGGCGCAGGGCAGCGTTCGAGGAGCTCGGCCCGCTGTCGATCACCTGCCCGACCTGTGGCGCGCCTCCGACGCGCGAGTGCAGTCAGCGCTGGCTCGCCCCGAAGCTCCACGGCCCACACGTGCCGCGCGTCAAGCGTTGGCCCATCGCCCGCGACGCGCAGGTACGGCGCGACCTCGCGGCGCTCCCCCGCAGTGTCCGGAGGTCGTCATGA